A DNA window from Candidatus Latescibacterota bacterium contains the following coding sequences:
- a CDS encoding T9SS type A sorting domain-containing protein gives MNGVRLLMVGILVGFAATAGARDCDDYAGAIDVLWTQGAAGGVLALCAAPGVVYTVNNDALRVLSVADDAPSVLSSLTLSGNGMAVALVGTRAVVADYNSVDVIDVSTPSAPVLLDSEPGSALDLAVVGDLLYVAAGANGLHILRLETDGSLSSLALMPTPGSNCTQVAADGARVLLREGGDLRIVDASDPGAPSIVGGVTYSYPNVLKDVALAGDVALVLVNPGVRALDITQPAAPVELAALELPELGARLDRDGALGYVAYNGGYERLDLSDPAAPSLDYYLTVVGAVTGVVASGPRAYVGSTSGSQALSCIDLAGATPPNWLDQVDLLFAGPADVDAHAGIAVAANPGHPAVLFDVSDPRNVRELPEIGLTIEAVAVGDGHVYIDQTLLRTFDVSDPENPVVTSVLGHAGYTTSMALDRAAQRLVIGTTASMVVLSVVLPATPQPLSVVEDLDVVDVLINGNLVYLLTSGCELKVFDISAPETPVELWTVPAYCGERMALGTGTLYIADGAAGIRAFHLTGQGYPDYKATFGDVTATDLAVHGAHAYVSCPEGIEVYDVSNPLAGISLGRVRDGDMRSVALLDDEGLVAVGVNLFATAALDCGDLTAVEAPPAPVAPLTAQPNPFNPSTTLRFALPAAGAVDVAVYDLAGRRLRRLATGWREAGEQRVVWDGRDDSGHALPSGVYFAQVGGAGLDATSKLVLLK, from the coding sequence ATGAACGGAGTGCGGTTGCTGATGGTTGGGATTCTCGTGGGCTTCGCGGCGACGGCCGGCGCCAGGGACTGTGACGACTACGCCGGCGCCATCGACGTGCTCTGGACCCAGGGCGCCGCCGGCGGCGTGCTGGCGCTCTGCGCGGCGCCGGGGGTGGTCTACACCGTCAACAACGACGCGCTGCGCGTCCTCTCCGTGGCGGACGACGCCCCCAGCGTCCTGAGCTCCCTGACGCTCAGCGGCAACGGCATGGCCGTCGCGCTCGTGGGGACTCGCGCGGTGGTGGCGGATTACAACTCGGTGGACGTGATCGACGTCTCGACGCCGTCGGCGCCCGTGCTCCTCGACAGCGAGCCGGGCTCCGCGCTCGATCTGGCCGTGGTGGGCGACCTCCTCTACGTGGCCGCCGGCGCGAACGGCCTGCACATCCTTCGCCTCGAGACCGATGGCTCCCTCAGCTCGCTGGCGCTGATGCCCACGCCCGGCAGCAACTGCACCCAGGTCGCGGCGGACGGCGCCCGGGTTCTCCTCCGCGAGGGCGGCGACCTGCGGATCGTGGACGCGAGCGACCCCGGCGCGCCCAGCATTGTCGGCGGCGTCACCTACTCCTACCCCAACGTGCTCAAGGACGTCGCGCTGGCCGGAGACGTGGCCCTGGTCCTGGTGAACCCGGGCGTGCGCGCGCTGGACATCACGCAGCCCGCGGCGCCGGTGGAACTGGCCGCGCTGGAGCTGCCGGAGCTGGGCGCTCGTCTCGATCGCGACGGCGCGCTGGGCTACGTGGCCTACAACGGCGGCTACGAGCGCCTCGATCTGAGCGATCCCGCCGCGCCGAGTCTGGACTACTACCTGACCGTGGTCGGCGCGGTCACCGGCGTGGTCGCGAGCGGCCCCCGCGCCTATGTCGGCTCCACGTCCGGAAGCCAGGCCCTCAGCTGCATCGACCTCGCCGGCGCGACCCCGCCCAACTGGCTGGACCAGGTGGATCTCCTCTTCGCGGGCCCTGCGGACGTGGATGCACACGCGGGCATCGCCGTGGCTGCGAATCCCGGGCACCCGGCCGTGCTGTTCGACGTCAGCGATCCGCGGAACGTGCGCGAGCTGCCGGAGATCGGTCTCACGATCGAGGCCGTCGCCGTGGGGGACGGTCACGTCTACATCGACCAGACGCTGCTGCGAACGTTCGACGTGAGCGACCCGGAGAACCCGGTGGTGACCTCGGTCCTTGGACATGCCGGGTACACCACCTCGATGGCCCTGGACCGCGCGGCGCAGCGGCTCGTGATCGGTACGACGGCGTCCATGGTCGTGCTGTCCGTCGTCCTTCCCGCCACGCCGCAACCCCTGAGCGTGGTCGAGGACCTCGACGTGGTGGACGTGCTCATCAACGGCAATCTCGTCTACCTGCTCACCAGCGGCTGCGAGCTGAAGGTCTTCGACATCTCCGCGCCGGAGACGCCGGTGGAGCTGTGGACCGTCCCCGCCTACTGCGGCGAGCGCATGGCCCTCGGGACCGGGACGCTCTACATCGCCGACGGCGCCGCGGGGATTCGCGCCTTCCACCTGACGGGGCAGGGCTATCCCGACTACAAGGCTACCTTCGGCGACGTCACCGCCACCGACCTGGCCGTCCACGGCGCGCACGCCTACGTGAGCTGCCCCGAGGGCATCGAGGTCTACGACGTGAGCAATCCCCTGGCGGGCATCTCTCTGGGCCGGGTGCGCGATGGCGACATGCGCAGCGTCGCGCTGCTGGATGACGAGGGCCTGGTCGCGGTGGGCGTGAACCTCTTCGCCACGGCAGCGCTCGACTGCGGCGATCTCACCGCCGTGGAGGCGCCGCCGGCGCCCGTCGCTCCGCTCACGGCCCAGCCCAACCCCTTCAACCCCAGCACCACGCTGCGCTTCGCGCTGCCCGCCGCCGGCGCGGTGGACGTGGCCGTCTACGACCTGGCCGGCCGCCGCCTGCGGCGGCTCGCCACGGGCTGGCGGGAGGCCGGCGAGCAGCGCGTCGTCTGGGACGGCCGCGACGACTCGGGCCACGCCCTGCCCAGCGGCGTCTACTTCGCGCAGGTCGGCGGCGCCGGTCTCGACGCCACGAGCAAGCTGGTGCTCCTCAAGTAG
- a CDS encoding S8 family serine peptidase gives MRRLPLALLLLASLSLPALAADFTPGRLLAIPVDPDLLRIEADGTLACRDAALSATLAARGLTRAVRLSGPASPRDYLRLDGPADLDVLAARDALAATGAFRAVSPDWLLHFLVLPNDPMLAQQWHITSATAGIHLPQAWDLEQGSQTTPVAIIDTGIDWSHPDLGPNMWQNTDEIYGNGIDDDGNGWIDDRYGWDCGANDNDPRPEAYIEGGIDVGFHGSHCAGIAAAATDNAVGVAGAGWDCRLMALKVVGGGNPFSVAAVTMAFDYAITEGASVISMSFGGTFSDFGFMQALVDDASAAGIVCVAAAGNNNTSAQMYPAALDRVISVAATNSANQRASFSTYGAWVDVAAPGEQIWSTIMTNYELDFLTELLFILSFGYDGVNPYMYSDGTSMACPLVAGVVGLVKSVAPWMDADAMDQHLKDTGDHVIYDQPCGVKVNAEAALAGLTTAADGAPAARVALAAWPNPFNPSTTLRFALPTAARARLTIVDAQGRQVALLLDEPRPAGEQQVTWRAEGLASGVYLARLETEAGLAGSERVVLLK, from the coding sequence ATGCGCCGCCTGCCCCTCGCGCTGCTACTTCTCGCCAGCCTCTCTCTCCCGGCCCTCGCGGCCGACTTCACCCCCGGCCGCCTCCTCGCGATTCCCGTCGACCCGGACCTGCTGCGGATCGAGGCCGACGGCACGCTGGCCTGCCGCGACGCCGCGCTCTCGGCGACCCTGGCCGCCCGCGGTCTCACCCGCGCTGTGCGCCTGAGCGGTCCCGCCTCGCCCCGGGATTACCTGCGTCTGGACGGCCCCGCCGACCTGGACGTCCTCGCCGCCCGTGACGCCCTCGCCGCCACCGGCGCCTTCCGCGCCGTGTCGCCCGACTGGCTGCTGCACTTCCTCGTGCTGCCGAACGACCCGATGCTCGCCCAGCAGTGGCACATCACCAGCGCCACGGCGGGCATCCACCTGCCCCAGGCATGGGACCTGGAGCAGGGTAGCCAAACGACACCTGTCGCCATAATCGACACGGGCATCGACTGGAGCCACCCCGACCTCGGGCCCAACATGTGGCAGAACACGGACGAGATCTACGGCAACGGCATCGACGACGACGGCAACGGCTGGATCGACGACCGCTACGGCTGGGACTGCGGCGCAAACGACAACGACCCCCGCCCCGAGGCCTACATCGAAGGCGGGATCGACGTGGGCTTCCACGGCAGCCACTGCGCGGGCATCGCGGCCGCGGCCACGGACAACGCCGTGGGCGTGGCGGGCGCCGGCTGGGACTGCCGCCTGATGGCGCTCAAGGTGGTGGGCGGCGGCAACCCCTTCTCGGTGGCCGCCGTGACCATGGCCTTCGACTACGCGATCACCGAGGGCGCGAGCGTGATCTCCATGAGCTTCGGCGGCACCTTCAGCGACTTCGGCTTCATGCAGGCCCTGGTGGACGACGCCAGCGCCGCCGGCATCGTCTGCGTGGCCGCGGCGGGGAACAACAACACCAGCGCGCAGATGTATCCGGCCGCGCTGGACCGCGTGATCTCCGTCGCCGCCACGAACAGCGCGAACCAGCGCGCGAGCTTTTCGACCTACGGCGCCTGGGTGGACGTCGCCGCGCCCGGCGAGCAGATCTGGTCCACGATCATGACCAACTACGAGCTGGACTTCCTCACCGAGCTGCTCTTCATCCTCAGTTTTGGATACGACGGCGTGAACCCTTATATGTACAGCGACGGCACGTCCATGGCCTGCCCGCTGGTGGCCGGCGTGGTGGGCCTGGTGAAGAGCGTGGCGCCCTGGATGGACGCCGACGCCATGGACCAGCACCTCAAGGACACGGGCGACCACGTGATCTACGATCAGCCCTGCGGCGTGAAGGTGAATGCCGAGGCCGCGCTGGCCGGCCTCACCACGGCGGCGGATGGCGCGCCGGCGGCCCGCGTCGCCCTGGCGGCCTGGCCCAACCCCTTCAACCCGAGCACGACGCTGCGCTTCGCACTGCCGACCGCCGCTCGCGCGCGGCTCACGATCGTCGACGCGCAGGGCCGGCAGGTGGCGCTGCTCCTCGACGAGCCACGCCCCGCCGGCGAGCAGCAGGTCACGTGGCGGGCGGAGGGACTCGCGAGCGGCGTCTACCTGGCGCGCCTGGAGACGGAGGCCGGTCTGGCGGGGAGCGAGCGCGTCGTGCTGCTCAAGTAG
- a CDS encoding ubiquinone/menaquinone biosynthesis methyltransferase gives MAAPIPTGEAPGKRDAVQRMFAAISPSYDRLNHLLSAGQDRRWRRRAVGMFGPGVRRVLDVAAGTGDLGAAWLAARPDGELVSTDFVAAMCATGAAKLAGRRGYLGYAVADALALPLGDGAVDGVMAAFGVRNFARLDAGLAEMVRVLRPGGELVVLEFFPARSAAIERAFRVYFHHVLPRVGGWISGSPEAYRYLPASVGDFVSRERFTALLEAAGLGEIRRRECGGGIATAFHGVKL, from the coding sequence ATGGCCGCGCCGATCCCCACCGGAGAAGCACCTGGCAAGCGCGACGCCGTGCAGCGGATGTTCGCCGCCATCAGCCCCAGCTACGACCGCCTCAACCACCTGCTCAGCGCGGGACAGGACCGCCGCTGGCGCCGTCGCGCCGTGGGGATGTTCGGCCCCGGCGTGCGTCGCGTCCTCGACGTGGCCGCCGGCACCGGCGATCTGGGCGCCGCCTGGCTGGCCGCGCGGCCGGACGGCGAACTCGTGTCCACGGACTTCGTCGCCGCGATGTGCGCGACCGGCGCCGCCAAGCTCGCCGGCCGCCGCGGCTACCTGGGCTACGCCGTCGCGGACGCGCTCGCCCTCCCCCTCGGCGACGGCGCGGTGGACGGCGTGATGGCCGCCTTCGGCGTGCGCAACTTCGCGCGGCTCGACGCCGGCCTCGCCGAGATGGTCCGCGTGCTCCGCCCCGGCGGCGAGCTGGTGGTGCTCGAGTTCTTCCCCGCGCGAAGCGCCGCGATCGAGCGCGCCTTCCGCGTCTACTTCCACCACGTGCTGCCGCGCGTGGGCGGCTGGATCTCGGGCAGCCCGGAGGCCTACCGCTATCTGCCCGCGTCGGTGGGCGACTTCGTCAGCCGCGAGCGCTTCACGGCGCTGCTGGAGGCGGCGGGGCTCGGCGAGATCCGGCGGCGGGAGTGCGGCGGGGGCATCGCCACGGCCTTTCACGGGGTCAAGTTGTGA
- a CDS encoding menaquinone biosynthesis decarboxylase yields MPEFKNLRDYIAFLESKGELLRIGEPVSRDLEITEIALRTVRAGGPALLFERVEGFDTPLVINLFGTDQRMAWALGGETLAEAAARIEAMVHLAPPGSIRDKLAMLPTLAGMARILPKTVGRGASQERVFTGDDVNLENIPAQLCWPGDGGHYLTQTQIFTKDPATGARNVGMYRVQIFDRNTCGMHWQMHKVGAQHHREAEARGERVPVAVVFGGHPAMIYAASAPLPEGIDECLLAGFLARRPIELVKAKTVDLLVPAEAEFVIEGYVEPGERRLEGPFGDHTGYYSLAEMYPVLHVTAVTQRADAIYPSIVVGPPPQEDGPMGKATERLFLPLIKTQFPEIVDMHLPVEGVFHNIALISIRKRYPGHARKMMQAIWGTGQLAFSKIVIVVDEDVDVQNLPEVVWRVTANIDPKRDAVFADGITDVLDHAADVIGLGGKLGLDATRKWPEEGFAREWPEVLSMDEATRARVDALWPKLGIRLPGEPRG; encoded by the coding sequence ATGCCCGAGTTCAAGAATCTTCGCGACTACATTGCGTTCCTGGAATCCAAGGGCGAGCTGCTGCGCATCGGCGAACCCGTGAGCCGGGACCTGGAGATCACCGAGATCGCGCTGCGCACGGTGCGCGCGGGCGGCCCGGCCCTGCTCTTCGAGCGCGTGGAGGGCTTCGACACGCCGCTGGTGATCAATCTGTTCGGCACCGATCAGCGCATGGCCTGGGCCCTGGGCGGCGAGACGCTCGCCGAGGCGGCCGCGCGCATCGAGGCGATGGTCCATCTCGCGCCTCCCGGCAGCATCCGCGACAAGCTGGCCATGTTGCCGACGCTGGCCGGCATGGCGCGCATCCTGCCCAAGACCGTGGGCCGCGGCGCCTCGCAGGAGCGCGTCTTCACGGGCGACGACGTGAACCTCGAGAACATCCCCGCCCAGCTCTGCTGGCCCGGCGACGGCGGCCACTACCTCACGCAGACGCAGATCTTCACCAAGGATCCTGCCACCGGCGCGCGCAACGTGGGCATGTACCGCGTGCAGATCTTCGACCGCAACACCTGCGGCATGCACTGGCAGATGCACAAGGTCGGCGCGCAGCATCACCGCGAGGCCGAGGCGCGCGGCGAACGCGTGCCCGTCGCCGTGGTCTTCGGCGGGCACCCGGCCATGATCTACGCGGCCAGCGCGCCGCTGCCCGAAGGCATCGACGAGTGCCTGCTCGCCGGCTTCCTCGCCCGGCGGCCCATCGAGCTGGTGAAGGCCAAGACCGTGGACCTGCTCGTGCCCGCCGAGGCCGAGTTCGTCATCGAGGGCTACGTGGAGCCCGGCGAGCGCCGTCTCGAGGGCCCTTTCGGCGACCACACCGGCTACTACAGCCTCGCCGAGATGTACCCGGTCCTGCACGTCACCGCCGTCACGCAGCGCGCCGACGCCATCTACCCCAGCATCGTGGTGGGCCCGCCGCCCCAGGAGGACGGCCCCATGGGCAAGGCCACGGAGCGGCTCTTCCTGCCCCTCATCAAGACGCAGTTCCCCGAGATCGTGGACATGCACCTGCCGGTCGAGGGCGTCTTCCACAACATCGCGCTGATCTCGATCCGCAAGCGCTACCCCGGCCACGCGCGCAAGATGATGCAGGCCATCTGGGGCACCGGCCAGCTCGCCTTCAGCAAGATCGTGATCGTGGTGGACGAGGACGTCGACGTGCAGAACCTGCCCGAGGTGGTCTGGCGCGTGACGGCGAACATCGACCCCAAGCGCGACGCGGTCTTCGCCGACGGCATCACCGACGTGCTCGACCACGCCGCCGACGTGATCGGCCTCGGCGGCAAGTTGGGGCTGGACGCCACGCGCAAGTGGCCCGAGGAGGGCTTCGCGCGCGAGTGGCCCGAGGTGCTCAGCATGGACGAGGCCACCCGCGCCCGCGTCGACGCCCTGTGGCCGAAGCTCGGCATCCGCCTGCCCGGCGAGCCGCGCGGCTAG
- a CDS encoding right-handed parallel beta-helix repeat-containing protein: protein MKRGPMTAGTALLVALLWAGRLAAATVHVPADVPTIAAGLDVVEPGDTVLVAAGTYHEYNLELPSRVTLLGASGIDATVIDAQGDGRVLAVRSAVAGTRIENFTLTGGRLWRPSADAAGLWVQSGSTLTVRDCRIVGNNASGSTELGAMGAGVVDSWVTFERCSFEENGTGASSDGSTAGLGCWHSIVSLTDCEFVGNRGFQSPAGGLLCRDGSAVVARGCLFRDNWATRHGAIAVEESDLELRDCVLDGNAATYEGGGIYTHGAELAIDNCLIAGGHYADFGGGLLLESSSVTITGSTITRNRTDDGAWPGVPGGGLRCLGSTVSVSMSVIWGNCTDLGVGNDAQVVSGSLSFSCCVVNPDTVAGAASFLDGCIAQDPDFCGPAGCGQGGGDYRVDGASVCLPALNDCGARLGAFGRGCGETGVERSSWSAVKSRY, encoded by the coding sequence ATGAAGCGCGGGCCGATGACGGCGGGCACTGCCCTGCTGGTCGCGCTGCTGTGGGCCGGCCGCCTCGCCGCCGCGACGGTGCACGTTCCCGCGGACGTCCCGACCATCGCCGCCGGTCTGGACGTGGTCGAGCCTGGCGACACCGTCCTCGTGGCCGCGGGCACCTACCACGAGTACAACCTCGAGCTGCCGTCCCGCGTGACCCTGCTGGGGGCGTCCGGCATCGACGCCACCGTGATCGACGCCCAGGGCGACGGCCGCGTGCTGGCCGTGCGCTCGGCCGTGGCCGGCACGCGCATCGAAAACTTCACCCTCACGGGGGGACGGCTCTGGCGTCCCAGCGCCGACGCCGCCGGCCTCTGGGTGCAGAGCGGCTCCACGCTCACCGTCCGCGACTGCCGCATCGTGGGGAACAACGCCAGTGGCAGCACCGAGCTGGGCGCCATGGGCGCCGGCGTGGTGGACTCCTGGGTCACCTTCGAGCGCTGCAGCTTCGAGGAGAACGGCACGGGGGCCAGCAGCGACGGCTCCACCGCCGGCCTCGGCTGCTGGCACTCGATCGTCTCGCTCACCGACTGCGAGTTCGTGGGCAATCGCGGCTTCCAGAGCCCGGCGGGCGGTCTACTTTGCCGCGACGGCTCCGCCGTGGTCGCCCGCGGCTGCCTCTTCCGGGACAACTGGGCCACCCGGCACGGCGCGATCGCCGTGGAGGAGTCGGACCTCGAGCTGAGGGACTGCGTCCTCGACGGCAACGCGGCCACCTACGAAGGCGGGGGCATCTACACCCACGGCGCCGAGCTCGCCATCGACAACTGCCTGATCGCCGGCGGCCACTACGCCGACTTCGGGGGCGGGCTGCTCCTCGAGAGCAGCAGCGTGACGATCACCGGCTCCACCATCACCCGCAACCGCACCGACGACGGCGCCTGGCCCGGCGTGCCGGGCGGCGGGCTGCGCTGTCTGGGCTCCACCGTCTCGGTGTCCATGTCGGTGATCTGGGGCAACTGCACCGACCTCGGCGTGGGCAACGACGCCCAGGTGGTCAGCGGCAGCCTGAGCTTCAGCTGCTGCGTGGTGAATCCGGACACCGTCGCCGGCGCCGCCAGCTTCCTTGACGGCTGCATCGCCCAGGACCCAGATTTCTGCGGGCCGGCCGGCTGCGGCCAGGGCGGAGGCGACTACCGGGTGGACGGCGCGTCCGTCTGCCTGCCCGCGCTGAACGACTGCGGCGCACGCCTCGGCGCCTTCGGCCGCGGCTGCGGCGAGACGGGCGTCGAGCGCAGTTCGTGGAGCGCCGTGAAGTCGCGCTACTGA
- a CDS encoding MFS transporter — protein MFRDRNLLLLAAGQFASRLGDASFHLALIWFAKELTGSKRAMGLVAMLEYLPILLFGALAGVLVDRLDRRRVMLGASLARSALMWAVPLVFLAGYRGLGAGAAAALGLALATSLFTPARDALVPQLVGRGDRVGANALVQVSDQFAWLLGPLVYPLLVPWLGVSWAFAGPALIFLVSWALLLGMRGPTSALLEPAGPETLLEAGETGGPPPGAGRLAWDELKAGFALAWKRRELRWLLLLTAVNNFFIMGPAIVAMPAYVGIDLGLPAGYLGAIESVLAAGMILGSLALLRWRPRAGMGKLWLVGMAFDGLTYVPMLLGPPFRWLVPLILFHALFIPWITVYRVSIVQEVVAPALQGRAFAFVGMAVVGMTALASGVTGLLLDVLPTHILFGTWGFFGMCCGLVGFAVPSLRRL, from the coding sequence GTGTTTCGTGACCGCAACCTGCTGCTGCTCGCCGCCGGCCAGTTCGCCAGCCGGCTCGGCGACGCCAGCTTTCACCTGGCGCTGATCTGGTTCGCCAAGGAGCTCACGGGCTCCAAGCGCGCCATGGGCCTCGTGGCCATGCTGGAGTACCTGCCCATCCTCCTCTTCGGCGCGTTGGCCGGCGTGCTGGTGGACCGTCTGGACAGGCGGCGCGTCATGCTCGGCGCGAGCCTCGCGCGCAGCGCGCTGATGTGGGCCGTGCCCTTGGTCTTCCTCGCCGGCTATCGCGGCCTCGGCGCCGGCGCCGCGGCGGCCTTAGGGCTCGCGCTGGCCACCAGCCTCTTCACGCCCGCCCGCGACGCCCTCGTCCCCCAGCTCGTGGGCCGCGGCGACCGCGTGGGCGCGAATGCGCTGGTGCAGGTCTCGGACCAGTTCGCCTGGCTGCTGGGACCGCTGGTCTATCCGCTGCTCGTCCCCTGGCTGGGCGTCAGCTGGGCCTTCGCGGGCCCGGCCCTGATCTTCCTCGTCAGCTGGGCCCTGCTGCTGGGAATGCGCGGCCCCACGTCCGCGCTGCTCGAGCCCGCGGGCCCCGAGACGCTGCTCGAGGCCGGCGAGACGGGCGGCCCGCCCCCGGGGGCGGGTCGGCTCGCCTGGGACGAACTCAAGGCCGGCTTCGCCCTGGCCTGGAAACGCCGTGAACTGCGCTGGCTGCTGCTGCTCACCGCGGTGAACAACTTCTTCATCATGGGGCCGGCCATCGTGGCCATGCCGGCCTACGTGGGCATCGACCTCGGCCTGCCGGCCGGCTATCTGGGGGCGATCGAGTCGGTGCTGGCCGCGGGGATGATCCTCGGCTCGCTGGCGCTCCTGCGCTGGCGGCCCCGCGCAGGGATGGGCAAGCTCTGGCTCGTGGGCATGGCCTTCGACGGCCTCACCTACGTCCCCATGCTCCTGGGCCCGCCCTTCCGCTGGCTGGTGCCGCTGATCCTCTTCCACGCGCTGTTCATCCCGTGGATCACGGTCTACCGCGTGAGCATCGTGCAGGAGGTGGTGGCGCCGGCGCTGCAGGGGCGCGCCTTCGCCTTCGTGGGGATGGCCGTGGTGGGAATGACGGCCCTGGCCAGCGGCGTCACCGGCCTGCTGCTGGACGTCCTGCCCACCCACATCCTCTTCGGCACCTGGGGCTTCTTCGGCATGTGCTGCGGGCTGGTGGGCTTCGCCGTGCCGAGCCTCAGGCGGCTCTAG
- a CDS encoding immune inhibitor A — protein sequence MKRLLFAMALIAVLAAPALADKPIVNSTDTSIRVECGLESVCWTWDGSFTAETCDGGGAPVWQYGTATGIPTVDCDGNAIGNVLGTILAGNYPNDAGERAVLGGSFTVSETCNLLEICHYYDTENSYDGCNVEIYAGGSYTVVAPAGGYPDDLISDSTTYYAWCVDNQPGFTDGPVGFVKDCFDLSAFMGQTVSVAVKFGSDSSVQYPGWYIASAMAGSTLVPTEDSSWSTIKTLY from the coding sequence ATGAAAAGACTGCTTTTTGCCATGGCGTTGATCGCGGTGCTCGCGGCTCCCGCCCTCGCCGACAAGCCCATCGTCAACTCCACGGACACCAGCATCCGCGTTGAGTGCGGTCTGGAGTCGGTGTGCTGGACCTGGGACGGCAGCTTCACGGCCGAGACCTGCGACGGCGGCGGCGCCCCCGTCTGGCAGTACGGCACCGCGACGGGCATCCCGACGGTGGACTGCGATGGCAACGCCATCGGCAACGTGCTGGGCACCATCCTGGCGGGCAACTACCCGAACGACGCCGGCGAGCGCGCCGTGCTGGGTGGCTCCTTCACCGTCAGCGAGACCTGCAACCTGCTGGAGATCTGCCACTACTACGACACCGAGAACAGCTATGACGGCTGCAACGTCGAGATCTACGCCGGTGGCAGCTACACCGTCGTGGCGCCCGCGGGCGGCTATCCCGACGATCTGATCAGCGACAGCACGACCTACTACGCCTGGTGCGTGGACAACCAGCCCGGCTTCACCGACGGCCCCGTCGGCTTCGTGAAGGACTGCTTCGATCTGAGCGCCTTCATGGGCCAGACCGTCTCCGTCGCCGTGAAGTTCGGCTCGGACAGCTCCGTCCAGTACCCCGGCTGGTACATCGCCTCCGCGATGGCCGGCAGCACGCTGGTTCCCACCGAGGACAGCAGCTGGTCGACGATCAAGACCCTGTACTAG
- a CDS encoding aromatic amino acid lyase, with product MSVVVSGSHLTVENIVAVARHGERVELHPEARERIRACRAFIEERIAAREIMYGVNTGIGEFSEIVLDDEQVKQFQRYLIYNHAAGIGEPAPLDHVRAAMLLRANVHAHGHSGCRLEITETLVAMLNKGVTPHVCVKGSVGACGDLAPMSQIGLTMMGEGECFYEGERLASDLAFQRADIPVPGLQARDGLAVINGSNLLNAIGILTLHDAERWLKQADVAAAMTLEALKANMKPYDARLHELRGFRGAVTTAANLRKVIDGSDLVSGKEKVKVQDAYSMRSTPQVHGAARDQLRWTREQLLIEANGVGDNPIFLPEDGVVLTGANFQGTPASMPIDHMGGAITMICAISERRLNRMTNPALSVGLPAFLTKGAGMFSGLMLSQYTADMQVVEQKLLSTPAYHQSIPAAADQEDFVSMGMNSALKTRQIMDTAYGVLGIELMAAAQALDFRDYGFGRGTRAAHAAIREHVDFLDVDRPLFKDHNAMAALVKSGDILEAVEAVVGELDAY from the coding sequence ATGTCCGTCGTCGTCAGTGGTTCCCATCTCACCGTCGAGAACATCGTCGCCGTGGCCCGCCACGGGGAGCGCGTCGAGTTGCACCCCGAGGCGCGGGAGCGGATCCGCGCCTGCCGCGCCTTCATCGAGGAGCGCATCGCGGCGCGCGAGATCATGTACGGCGTCAACACCGGCATCGGCGAGTTCTCGGAGATCGTGCTCGACGACGAGCAGGTCAAGCAGTTCCAGCGCTACCTTATCTACAACCACGCGGCGGGCATCGGCGAGCCGGCGCCGCTGGATCATGTGCGGGCGGCGATGCTGCTGCGCGCGAACGTCCACGCGCACGGGCATTCCGGCTGCAGGCTCGAGATCACCGAGACCCTGGTCGCGATGCTCAACAAGGGCGTCACGCCGCACGTCTGCGTGAAGGGATCGGTGGGGGCCTGCGGCGACCTGGCGCCCATGAGCCAGATCGGCCTCACGATGATGGGCGAGGGCGAGTGCTTCTACGAGGGCGAGCGCCTCGCCAGCGACCTGGCCTTCCAGCGCGCGGACATCCCCGTGCCCGGCCTCCAGGCGCGCGACGGCCTCGCCGTCATCAACGGTTCCAACCTGCTCAACGCCATCGGCATCCTCACGCTGCACGACGCCGAGCGCTGGCTGAAGCAGGCGGACGTCGCCGCCGCCATGACCCTGGAAGCGCTCAAGGCCAACATGAAGCCCTACGACGCGCGGCTGCACGAGCTGCGCGGCTTCCGCGGCGCGGTGACCACCGCGGCCAACCTGCGCAAGGTGATCGACGGGTCGGATCTGGTGAGCGGCAAGGAGAAGGTCAAGGTGCAGGACGCCTACTCCATGCGCTCCACGCCCCAGGTGCACGGCGCCGCGCGCGACCAGCTGCGCTGGACCCGCGAGCAGCTGCTGATCGAGGCCAACGGCGTGGGCGACAACCCCATCTTCCTGCCCGAGGACGGCGTGGTGCTCACCGGCGCCAACTTCCAGGGCACGCCGGCTAGCATGCCCATCGACCACATGGGCGGGGCCATCACCATGATCTGCGCGATCAGCGAGCGGCGGCTGAACCGCATGACGAACCCGGCGCTCAGCGTCGGCCTGCCGGCCTTCCTCACCAAGGGCGCGGGCATGTTCAGCGGGCTGATGCTGAGCCAGTACACCGCCGACATGCAGGTGGTGGAGCAGAAGCTGCTGTCCACGCCGGCCTACCACCAGTCGATCCCGGCCGCGGCCGACCAGGAGGACTTCGTGTCCATGGGCATGAACTCCGCTCTCAAGACGCGGCAGATCATGGACACGGCCTACGGCGTGCTGGGCATCGAGCTGATGGCCGCCGCCCAGGCGCTGGACTTCCGCGACTACGGCTTCGGGCGCGGCACGCGCGCGGCGCACGCGGCGATTCGCGAGCACGTGGACTTCCTCGACGTCGACCGGCCGCTCTTCAAGGACCACAACGCCATGGCCGCGCTGGTGAAGAGCGGGGACATCCTCGAGGCGGTGGAGGCCGTGGTCGGCGAGCTGGACGCCTACTAG